The proteins below come from a single Gimesia alba genomic window:
- a CDS encoding efflux RND transporter periplasmic adaptor subunit, whose protein sequence is MKILLQSLKPVLGITIFVLIAAGFILRDHWLPLLEPNQAGQSKNLAAASKKAEGKKKTDQQKIVLSDQAIANLELKVKSIFPETYWKTLQVPGMIVDRPGRSDQSVISPIDGVVEKMNYFPGDTVRPGDVLYTIRILSETLLQTQTNLFKDTQNLVLAERKRKRLESSRGAIPESRIIEAANDITRLKVAIKGYQQELRSRGFSQQQLQEIASGNFIQDLDILVPDRMSKSKPLDASVVMKTSGKEVKLKTPPTFEVQECEVDLGQQVKTGQMLCLLANHRLLAIEGRAFRNETQLLERNVREGWPVEVDFQEHAASDWPAHNQVFLIHKLMNVIDPVNRTFAFRLPLENQSRIIEQNGQIQVLWRFRPGQKVRLLIRVEKLDNVFVLPADAVAREGAEAYVFIQNVNTFYRKPVRVLERDRRHTVIANDGSLTPGSFVVQGSAEQLNRMLKSSSGDDLPEGYHIHADGSLHKNEDEGK, encoded by the coding sequence ATGAAGATACTTCTTCAATCGTTGAAGCCTGTTCTGGGAATCACAATCTTTGTTTTGATTGCTGCCGGTTTTATCTTGCGCGATCACTGGTTGCCGCTGCTGGAGCCAAATCAGGCTGGTCAATCGAAAAATCTGGCCGCTGCATCAAAAAAAGCAGAGGGCAAAAAAAAAACAGATCAGCAAAAGATCGTCCTCTCAGACCAGGCAATTGCCAATCTAGAGTTGAAAGTGAAATCAATTTTTCCCGAGACCTATTGGAAAACGCTCCAGGTCCCGGGGATGATCGTGGATCGTCCAGGACGCAGTGACCAGAGTGTGATTTCACCCATCGATGGGGTCGTAGAGAAAATGAACTACTTTCCGGGCGATACGGTTCGACCGGGTGATGTGCTCTACACGATTCGTATTCTCAGTGAAACTTTGCTGCAGACTCAGACCAATCTGTTCAAAGATACCCAGAATCTCGTGCTGGCGGAGAGAAAGAGAAAACGCCTGGAATCCTCCAGGGGCGCGATTCCTGAATCCCGGATCATCGAGGCGGCCAATGATATCACCCGCTTGAAAGTGGCCATCAAGGGCTACCAGCAGGAACTGCGCAGTCGGGGGTTCAGCCAGCAGCAGTTGCAGGAAATTGCCAGCGGTAATTTTATTCAGGATCTGGATATCCTGGTTCCCGATCGCATGTCAAAATCCAAGCCACTGGATGCGTCCGTTGTCATGAAAACATCAGGCAAAGAAGTCAAACTGAAAACACCTCCTACATTCGAGGTCCAGGAATGTGAGGTCGATCTGGGACAGCAGGTGAAAACGGGGCAGATGTTGTGCCTGCTGGCAAACCATCGTCTGCTGGCGATTGAAGGACGGGCCTTCCGGAACGAAACACAACTGCTGGAGCGCAACGTGAGAGAGGGCTGGCCGGTCGAAGTCGATTTTCAGGAGCACGCAGCGAGTGACTGGCCTGCTCACAATCAGGTTTTTCTGATTCACAAGCTGATGAATGTCATCGATCCCGTGAACCGTACTTTCGCCTTTCGTCTGCCATTAGAAAATCAGTCCCGTATTATAGAGCAGAATGGACAGATTCAGGTACTCTGGCGTTTTCGTCCCGGCCAGAAAGTGCGGCTGTTGATCCGGGTGGAAAAACTGGACAACGTGTTCGTGCTACCGGCTGATGCCGTTGCCCGTGAAGGGGCGGAAGCTTATGTCTTCATCCAGAATGTGAATACCTTCTACCGCAAACCGGTGCGTGTGCTGGAGCGAGATCGCCGCCATACGGTCATTGCCAATGATGGATCTCTGACTCCCGGTTCGTTTGTGGTTCAGGGATCTGCGGAG